The following proteins are co-located in the Halarcobacter sp. genome:
- a CDS encoding insulinase family protein, protein MKSYINIIFCLFFCFSILNATALKVEPSLIQGQLENGLKYTIKENSKPEKKASIRLLVEAGSLEEDDDQKGIAHLVEHMAFNGTEHFKGNDIIKFLESIGVGFGSHLNASTTTTRTLYTLEIPLKNDNLEKAMLIFSDWAGRIDFTEKELDKERGVVLEEARYRNNLRYRIYQQLKHEMYANSKYIQRDPIGDLDIVKNIKIDRVKAFYDDWYRPEFMHLVVVGDFDSKNIEKMIKEKFSDFKNNSKRKQATRDVEKIDKTRVTIAKDKEVISPSLNIYYYDDYKKVETEEDLKDSLVRTIMIKLFNQKASEQMLKKNPIATRIGLNSRRFATNLRTYSFSSSYSGINEIPALKEITKLMYTIEKLGFDKKDFQRVIKELKKQNNDSLKSLKNKMSKRYADQLASYALNKELFIDEKYEVELVNKLLDELTLSDINKKYKNILALKSRLAMYIVSPNVEVSKRRVKSILNNKDIDLKVAKDTKELPSKLSPDNLKPMKIVKETYDKKYDYYEFTLENGIKVVYKFNDYLKNSVSLNAFSKGGFSVYDTKDLPNAKFALKVIGRSGLDKYNFIEVNKIYADKSVRIRPLISRYGEAFSGSSTKKDFEYLLEHIYTFVTMYRFDDNVFSNLKNITLANIKREDRNPNRKFSNELAIYKYKGNERYKPTDEEDIKKLNKEDIKRIFADRFSDMNNFTFIIVGDISKDEVKKFSSLYLGNLPIKKRDENYKFRGIKPVSGEHEFIRNYSNENISSIALSYSKELPYSTSEAIYLSAFKDVLRTKLRELIREDKSGAYSVGVRTSFQREPYSKATVSISFTCDPNRKDELVKYIKQVISNIQKNEVEQKYIDSFVKKIMNSFDENRKTPKFWLNQLKSHYYYGDDLNKIEKYKDIYNSINPKVIKDIANKYLDTKDIFYIELNPKTMDE, encoded by the coding sequence ATGAAATCATATATAAATATTATATTTTGCCTATTTTTTTGTTTTTCAATTTTAAATGCAACTGCATTAAAGGTTGAACCATCATTAATACAAGGGCAATTAGAAAATGGATTAAAATATACAATAAAAGAAAACAGTAAGCCTGAAAAAAAAGCTTCAATTAGGCTTTTAGTTGAAGCTGGTTCTTTAGAAGAAGATGATGATCAAAAAGGTATAGCTCATCTTGTTGAGCATATGGCATTTAATGGTACAGAACATTTTAAAGGTAATGATATTATTAAATTCCTTGAATCTATTGGTGTTGGTTTTGGAAGTCATTTAAATGCAAGTACTACTACAACTAGAACATTATACACTTTAGAGATTCCTTTAAAAAATGATAATTTAGAAAAAGCAATGTTGATTTTTTCTGATTGGGCTGGACGTATAGATTTTACAGAAAAAGAACTAGATAAAGAAAGAGGTGTAGTTTTAGAAGAGGCTAGATACAGAAACAATCTTCGATATAGAATCTATCAGCAACTAAAACATGAAATGTATGCAAATAGTAAATATATACAAAGAGACCCAATTGGAGATTTAGATATTGTCAAAAATATTAAAATAGATAGGGTAAAAGCTTTTTATGATGATTGGTATAGACCTGAATTTATGCATCTAGTTGTGGTTGGTGATTTTGATTCAAAAAATATTGAAAAAATGATTAAAGAAAAGTTTAGTGACTTTAAAAACAATAGCAAAAGAAAACAAGCAACAAGAGATGTTGAAAAGATTGATAAAACAAGAGTCACAATTGCAAAGGATAAAGAGGTAATTAGTCCTAGTTTAAATATATATTATTATGATGATTATAAAAAAGTTGAAACAGAAGAGGATTTAAAAGATTCATTAGTTAGAACTATTATGATAAAACTTTTTAATCAAAAAGCTAGTGAACAAATGCTTAAGAAAAATCCTATAGCAACTAGAATAGGACTAAATAGTAGAAGGTTTGCTACAAATCTAAGAACCTACTCTTTTAGTTCATCTTATAGCGGAATAAATGAGATACCTGCCTTAAAAGAGATAACAAAACTGATGTATACAATTGAAAAGTTAGGTTTTGATAAAAAAGATTTTCAAAGAGTTATTAAAGAGTTAAAAAAACAAAATAATGATTCATTAAAAAGTTTAAAAAATAAGATGTCAAAAAGATATGCGGATCAGTTAGCATCATATGCTTTAAATAAAGAATTATTTATTGATGAAAAATATGAAGTTGAATTAGTAAATAAATTATTAGATGAACTTACCTTAAGTGATATAAATAAAAAATATAAAAATATTTTAGCTTTAAAAAGCAGACTTGCTATGTATATTGTATCTCCAAATGTAGAAGTATCAAAAAGAAGAGTTAAGAGTATATTAAACAATAAAGATATAGATTTAAAAGTTGCTAAGGATACTAAAGAATTACCTTCAAAATTATCACCTGACAATCTTAAACCTATGAAAATAGTTAAAGAAACATATGATAAAAAATATGATTATTACGAATTTACATTAGAAAATGGTATAAAAGTAGTTTATAAATTTAATGACTATCTTAAAAATTCAGTATCTTTAAATGCTTTTTCAAAAGGTGGGTTTTCTGTATATGATACTAAAGATTTACCCAATGCAAAGTTTGCTTTAAAGGTTATTGGTCGTTCAGGGCTTGATAAATATAATTTTATAGAAGTTAATAAAATCTATGCAGATAAAAGTGTTAGAATCAGACCTCTTATTTCAAGATATGGTGAAGCATTTTCAGGCTCTTCTACAAAAAAAGATTTTGAGTATCTTTTAGAACATATTTATACTTTCGTAACTATGTATAGATTTGATGACAACGTGTTTTCAAATCTTAAAAATATTACTTTAGCAAATATAAAAAGGGAAGATAGAAACCCAAATAGAAAATTTTCTAATGAATTAGCTATTTATAAATATAAAGGCAATGAAAGATATAAACCAACAGATGAAGAGGATATTAAAAAACTAAATAAAGAAGATATAAAAAGAATCTTTGCAGATAGATTTTCAGATATGAATAACTTCACATTTATAATTGTTGGCGATATATCAAAAGATGAGGTTAAGAAGTTTAGTTCTTTATATTTAGGAAACTTGCCTATTAAAAAAAGAGATGAGAATTACAAATTCAGAGGAATAAAACCAGTATCGGGTGAGCATGAGTTTATTAGAAATTATAGTAATGAAAATATAAGTTCAATAGCTTTATCTTATTCAAAAGAATTACCTTATTCCACAAGTGAAGCAATTTATCTTTCAGCTTTTAAAGATGTATTAAGAACAAAATTAAGAGAGTTAATAAGAGAAGATAAATCAGGAGCTTATTCTGTTGGTGTTAGAACTAGTTTTCAACGAGAACCTTATTCTAAAGCAACAGTATCTATATCTTTTACTTGTGATCCAAATAGAAAAGATGAGTTAGTAAAATATATAAAACAAGTAATATCAAATATTCAAAAAAATGAAGTTGAACAAAAGTATATTGATTCTTTTGTAAAAAAAATAATGAATTCATTTGATGAGAATAGAAAAACTCCTAAGTTTTGGTTAAATCAATTAAAAAGTCATTATTACTATGGTGATGATTTAAATAAAATTGAAAAATATAAAGATATATATAATTCTATAAATCCTAAAGTTATTAAAGATATTGCAAATAAATATTTAGATACTAAAGATATTTTTTATATTGAATTAAACCCTAAAACAATGGATGAATAG
- a CDS encoding DUF4857 domain-containing protein produces the protein MKNLKIYPFIIVSILVLSIYLPGVFKSFYANPIDRNKVYYSPVDEDFVRFNLDGKTKNYNYSNLDGSIKLTEDEYRAKLPFIYFSDLIKTDNFPEKLSIYGQDTRVIRRERSFLRIRTNEIISNNVNLYPLFESNPKYASLELPKDLFKLGDKGITFIESDKNKIDTIKSEAYNKILIQKGAKFPLKSAFGNPTTRKPFDEGYFIIDSEYNLFHVKQVNSKPFIKKVDNNGKKIRYILNKEDNRKEYYGFAISEDNEIYLIMYDNYQFVKLPIDNYNYLTTDFKMMTTPINRILTLIEDDDTNKKRNINLFVTNLDYDLINKASYSYSLQRGKIYEMIKSIIFPYDIDIIKNSDGYYFFELKNLSIKSFVLYAVLAFLYLIFIKMKKNILTNHLIQAMLIVLGGVYSIIILLLFNKLFIINQKNIKREI, from the coding sequence ATGAAAAATTTAAAAATTTATCCATTTATTATAGTTTCAATTCTTGTTTTATCAATTTATTTGCCTGGTGTATTTAAGAGTTTTTATGCAAATCCTATTGATAGGAATAAAGTTTATTATTCTCCTGTAGATGAGGATTTTGTTAGGTTTAATCTTGATGGCAAAACAAAGAATTATAATTACTCTAATTTAGATGGGAGTATAAAATTAACAGAAGATGAATATCGAGCTAAATTACCATTTATTTATTTTTCAGATTTAATCAAGACTGATAACTTCCCAGAGAAGTTAAGTATTTATGGACAAGACACAAGAGTTATTAGAAGAGAAAGAAGTTTTTTAAGAATTAGAACAAATGAAATAATATCTAATAACGTGAATTTATATCCATTATTTGAGTCAAATCCTAAATATGCTTCTTTGGAACTACCAAAAGACTTATTTAAATTAGGTGATAAAGGAATAACTTTTATTGAATCTGATAAAAATAAAATTGATACAATAAAATCAGAAGCTTATAATAAAATTTTAATTCAAAAAGGTGCTAAATTCCCTTTAAAAAGTGCATTTGGTAATCCTACAACTAGAAAGCCATTTGATGAAGGTTATTTTATAATTGATTCTGAGTATAATTTATTCCATGTAAAACAAGTTAATTCAAAACCATTTATAAAAAAAGTTGATAATAATGGTAAAAAAATAAGATATATATTAAATAAAGAGGATAATAGAAAAGAATACTATGGTTTTGCAATTAGTGAAGATAATGAAATATACTTAATAATGTATGATAATTATCAATTTGTTAAACTTCCTATAGACAACTATAATTATCTTACAACAGATTTTAAGATGATGACAACTCCTATAAATAGAATTTTAACACTTATTGAAGATGATGATACTAATAAAAAAAGAAATATAAATTTATTTGTAACCAATTTAGATTATGATCTAATAAATAAAGCCTCATATTCATACTCTTTACAAAGAGGAAAAATATATGAGATGATAAAATCTATTATTTTTCCTTATGATATTGATATTATCAAAAATAGTGATGGTTACTATTTTTTCGAGCTAAAAAATTTAAGTATAAAATCGTTTGTACTTTATGCTGTTTTAGCATTTTTATATTTAATTTTTATAAAAATGAAAAAAAATATTTTAACAAACCATTTGATTCAAGCTATGTTAATAGTTTTAGGAGGAGTATATTCTATTATTATCCTTCTTCTATTTAATAAATTATTTATAATAAATCAAAAAAATATAAAAAGAGAGATATAA